CGTTTGAGCGGACGAAGCCTCACGTGAACGTGGGGACGATTGGGCACGTGGACCACGGGAAGACCACGCTGACGGCAGCCATCACCTTCACGGCCGCGGCGTCCGACCCCACC
The nucleotide sequence above comes from Deinococcus carri. Encoded proteins:
- a CDS encoding GTP-binding protein; the encoded protein is MAKGTFERTKPHVNVGTIGHVDHGKTTLTAAITFTAAASDPT